Sequence from the Miscanthus floridulus cultivar M001 chromosome 16, ASM1932011v1, whole genome shotgun sequence genome:
GCCTCCCTCgtctactgcgacaacgtcagCGCCGTCTACCTCTCCTCCAACCCCATTCAACATCAACGCACCAAGCACGTGGAAATCGACCTCCATTTCGTCCGAGAACGCGTTGCTATTGGTGCTGTTCGTGTGCTTCACGTTCCCACCACCTCACAGTTCGCAGATGTCTTCACCAAAGGGCTTCCGTCTTCTGTGTTCATGGACTTTCGCTCCAATCTGAACGTTCGCTCCACCGACGTTCCGACTGCGGGGGGGTGTTAGAATTATGTGCTCCTTTACTGTAATCACCTAGCTATCTGTGCAGGCGCCAGCTATACTGGCCCTTTCACACTGCTGGCCACTTGGGCCATCCCCCCTCTCTCCTATATAAGTGTAATCCCTTCTGTAATCCATCATCAAGGAATATACAAAGCCTAATGGCCTTTGTCTAATACATATAACCTAGTACGCATCATGTTAAGTACATTTGTTGCTTGTGCTGAAAATATATTTTGGTTTGATCCACTCAACAAACTGGCAGTTATATTTTTAAGGGGAAAATCTGGAATTAATCAGTGGGCTTAGTTACCAACTCATCTCTCAATCCAtattccaaaatccaaacctgcTGAGGATTTTATGTTCTTTATCCACTTTTCAATTTCATTGTGACACTGTAATTTCTGCATTTGTGAATGCTTTTTTTAGGCATCGAAAACTAAGACAGTTGGGATCTTTGTTTCAGTAGCCTCAAGAAAATCCTACTCATGTGCTTATGTTTACAATATTGTGCAGGAATAATGTTGACCCATTTGATGAACCTGAGTGTGAAGCCCGTGACATATTTGTCAATGAACTTCTATGCATTGGCACTGGTACTTGTGCTTGTATTGCTTCAGTGTTAAGGATGAGGGTTTTGTGAATCGGCCTTGTTGTTGACCATAGTATTGTTATAAGAATAAGGTTTGCTGCCAACTTCGAATTAGGTGTTGGTGTCAGAATTGGCACCAGAAAACTAAAGTTTCACATAAGTTTATCACTTTTCTAATCTCCCTAACTATAAGAGATTAATCACCATGTTGTGCTAATTTAATTCCTGGCACACAATGTACCTATTTTTATTGAACAATGCTGTAGTCCTTATTTAGAAGCAGAACACATTACACATAGGATTGTGTTCCTTCCGTTGATGCAACCGAGTTTGTTCACTTTCCTAGTTTTTACAGATTTTATAGCCTATACATTGGGGACATAGGCCTTTCGTGTAGTTGTTCAATACAAATCGTGTGGACATATTTTGTCAACTTTATCTGACAAATTACAATTGTTGATGTCTACTGCAGGATGCCCATATTCTTGTGTTAAAAGGGCACCTCATGTGTTTTCATTTTCAGATGATATTGGTACAGCTCGTGCAATATCTCAAGGTAGGTCCACCACAACCACTTGGGTTAATTGGCCCACATAGTAGTTCCATTAAGCAGTTTATAAGTATGACCACACCTTTACCTTTTCTAAGAAAAAGTTCAACCCTTTTATTTGCAGGTAATGGAGAAGATGACCTTGTTCAGCTCGCTGTTGGGCAGTGTCCAAGAAAGTGCATATACTATGTGACGCCTTGCCAACGCACTATTTTGGAGGATGTTCTTGCTAGGTACATATCCTCTGTCATGAGCTACTTTTTTGTCAGTTAGCATGATGGTAAAGAGCTGATTTATGGTAAGGAACCACCTCATTCTAGATGAGGTGGTGCATcatgttgtgaggaataaggtggTGATGGATCAACTCATTTCATTATGTAAACCAAACAAAAAAGTAAGGAGTGAGGAGATGATGGATACTTCATTCCTCAAACTAAACACCCTATTAATTGATCATACAATTCATGTTTCAGCTTTAAAAAAAAAGCCATGCTACACTAAATTAGAACCAGTGAAAGAGGTCACATTCAAAACTTTTTACACTTTATTTAATATCTTCCTCATGGTGGCATAAAATAATTCAAATTAGAGCTGTCCATTAGTTTAGGAACTTGTTAATTGAACAGGATGAGTAGACAGGATTTATAATCGAAACTGAGGTTGAGGGAGTTCAGGACCTATATCCTGATTGGGTACAAGCAATAAGTAAAAAAGTATAAGAGCTATACATGATACAATCATATTACTCCCTGTTCCAAATTATATTATTATAGTGTcgtaagtcaaacttctctaagttTGATCAATTTTTTAGAAAACTGTATTAATATGTACACCTTCAAATAAATTCACTATTAATACATTTCTTGGAGAATTTAATAAAACTAATTTGATCTTGTAGATGTTgatgtatttttctataaacttagtcaaaattAGAGAAGTTTGATTTAGCACAAAGCTAAAATGAACTATCATTTCAAACGGAGGCAGTAGTAGGAAGAAAATAGGGACTGTATTATCCACATATTACTGCTTCCTGGTTTAGCGTCAGATATCCtgatcttctctctctctctctctctctctctctctctctctctctctatatatatatatatatatatatatatatatatatatatatatatatatatatatatatatatatatccctcaCCTATGTGGATATTATGCCCAGTGTGTTGATGGCGCCTTACGATCTCGCTGAAGCAGCAGTTCTGGATTCCCTCCTTTCGAAAGCAAAGTTTGAGAATAACAGGTACAGGAAGCCCAAAAGAGGAGCAAAATCATCCTCCGATTATGTTGATTGGATGTGATCTGATCCTGAGGCACAAAGGGGATGCCAGTTTCAGCCAAGGCAGTTCAGTAGACTTTTGCTGGTTTTTCTGTTCTCCTTGGTCAGTTGCCCCCGGCCGGTGGAATGGCATGACGCATAGATGTAATTGTAGTTTACAAAATGTAATATGTTTATGCGGACAAACTGCTTTGTTTGTGGCACTGCTGGTaattttcttttcattttctgACAGAGAAGCCGGATCAAGTCAACGCTATAAACCTCTGGGTATAAATATACGGTCTGGATTCTGGATTCCCATAATATTTCTTTCTGCCAGAAGTTTACTCCACCTTTCCTTGGCATAAGAAACTTCTATGATCGACTGGGAGCTACAGTCAATGTATCGCTATTCCGTATAAAATGGAAATTAGTATGTAGGAGTACTACTAGTTCTTATCCCAAGTTCTTAGATCATGTTCGGATCCATATGATTAGCTATCAGATGTGTTAGCCGAAAAAACTAGCTAATAGATGTGTTAGCTAGAGAAAAAAaactctccattccaaattatacacGACTTGGTTTTTTaattcatagcttttgctatgtagaCGTAGCATATATCTGGACGCATAATAAAAGTATATGAGGATGACCtataatttggaattgagggAGTAATTGTTAGCTTGGTATATTGTCCATAGGTTCTTTGTCCTGGCTTAAAGCAAGTACAATAATTGGCTTATAGCCAAGCAAATGCTGATATGGAGGAGAGAAGATAGGAGAGTTTGCTCTTATTTAAGCAACAAGCTTGACACAGAAGTATATGCAGTGGTAGACCCATACTTGAAGTGAATGTGAGGAGGATTTGGAAAGAGAAGGTGGGACATGGCTAAAAGTAACAATTAAAAAGTTTTTTATAGACAAATAAGAGACCACTATTATATAACTTGACTCTTATAAATTGGCTAATAGTCAAacacgaggagggagggaggagctcgtcaGGGAAGGAGAAGGACACGGGGAAGAGGCGAGGGGGAGGAGAAGGACACGGGGAGGAGGCGAGGGCGAGGAGGGCGACGGGTCACGCGCTCTGCCAATCGTGCGACCCGTCGCATAGTAGAGATTCTGGAACTGTACGTCGCAGAGGTTGATGATACCTGTCGGGGTTACAACCCCAGGGGTCTCAAGGCACAGATTAATTAGCAGGCCGCGCGGCCCGCAACGCAGCAGCTAGAGCAAAGGCtcgaacgaccgaggcccagcaaAAGCCAAGTAGAGTAGGCCAAGCGCCAAGGCCGTGGGTGATCATGACCCCTTCTCCCAGCAATATCCGCGTGATGCTCAAGTGCGCGACATCTCCCCCGTCACGACCCCTGGGAGGGACAGAGAGAGGCCAAGCCCTACTTCTTGACGTACCTGCCCTGACGAAGGCAAGAACACCACATCGACCGCCCAAGGACCGATGTGACAACAGTCCCCATGGACCGATCGAGCACGTCCTAGCGCCACGTCGCATGGTGGTGACCACGAGTACAATGCCCACCGTCCAAATACGGACCGACAAGACGTgtgtacgatcccacccactatgggatgggatccatgacaagggTCTCGGCCTGGAGACCTCCCTGGCTGGAGAAGAGCCCCGCCCCAACAATCAGGGTCATGGCCCTCAGCCCCACGAAGTGACCAGGCGAACAATGACCCGGGGCGGCTACCTACTATGGGTACGACGTCTCGGGGAACCTAGAGATGACGACGAAGACCATGACGGATGCCGCGTTGCACAGGATAGCTGATGAATCATCACCATGGCTACAGTGTTGCCACGACCAGCACAGTAGCACAACGTCAGACCCTGCCGcgacgtggccacaagaccatgacgatagccacgCCTGGGCGAGCATtagaagacggcgtagcttgcaagccaagttagctaggacctccctcaggctcttgACCCTTTGGTCGGGGGAACGTTCTCTTTGTAATGAGCCCTAGCCCCGAACTCAATATAAGGGCGGCTAGGGCTCCCATTGACACATTCTTCATCCTATACCATTCCATCcatagtagtagggctcctagatCTTCTCTTCGGGGTGCCCCTCGTCTACCATAGGTTTtaccacctctttcaccattctggcaccctccattgtaagaacttcagagcattcaagcgaggaacacactcAATCTTCTCTGAGACTATATGTAGGGCTtcgacctgaaccagtataaatcctcgtgtctattgaatgctaccatcgtcttcctagagcagcacgaTAATCGTATAAGTTAactagtctagtttacaaaacaccgacagttggcgcgccaggttggGGACAGTCGAGCACTCTTGTTTGATTAAGGAAGGAAGTGATGGCTCCTCGCACCACCGGTGGACTCACTGGTGGAATGGCCCGTGGCGGTCACATCCACcgtgaaaactatgggttcatcgGCACCAAAGGACCAGTGCCCGTGTCCGCCTTCAGCCACAGTCCAGACCTCCACCTTGGAATCTAGATCCCATGGCTCACGGTAGACACACTCCCAGAACTGCCTTTGGGGGCTGCATCCTAGAGTTTACCTACCCAGAGAGGCCAGTACCCTCGCTCGTCGCAAGCTGTGGCCAAGTTTCCCATCCGAGAAACCAAAGGACCACAGCTCATGGCGAACTCGCCCGAGGAATGGCCTCGATCGGCCACATCCTTCTAGGGAACCATGTGGTTAACCACACCAAAGGGCCGGTGCCCGGGTCCACCCTAGGCCACGGCCTAGACCTCCACCTCGGGAATCTAGATCCCGTGGCCTTTGGCAGGTGCACTCTCAGAACTACCCACGGGGGTTGCATCCTAGAGTTTATCTACGAAGGGGGCTCGGGCCCCTCTCTCATCACTGGCCATGGCCAGGCCTTCCACCCAGAAAGCCAGATGGTCATGGCTCATGGCGACCTCACCTGTGGAATGCCCCGCGGTGGCCACATCCTCGCAAGGAACCACGAGATCACCCGAACCGATGGGGCAACGTCTGTCACTAGCTCTTACCCGGTCTAGGCCTACCGCATGGCAAAACTAGACCTAACAGTAGAAACATGCCTCAGACAGCATCCTCGATAGCAGAGCACAATGACCTAGGGCGCGCACGAACGATGAAACTACTCGCCGCCACGCGACATCGTCATTAGAAATCAAGCCGCCAACCGGCATCACACCATGCAGGGTCAAGCCCAGAACCAGGATCCGGTCCTACGTGGCGAACCTGCTACATGATGCGCTTCAAAGGACTGCCAAccttctgaaaggtcctaatatggatagagggggtgaatagcctatttaaaaatctacaacccaactagagcaatttgattagtatgacaaatagcgaaaagcaaacttgctctagctctataagggttgcaagccacctatccatcaattctagttactatgatcactggacacacaatttactaagtcactactcactaagagctctcacacttgctacactaaagagctccactagatgaacttaagctacaaagcaagctctcaattctagctacactaaagagcttactacaactagtttgcgggtatgtaaatgagtaagtaaggtgattataccgccacatAGAGGAGTGAACGAATCACAATATGGATACTAAATCAATccccgggagaataccaaagggcaagagacaactaattttctcccgaggttcacgtgcttgccaacacgctacgtcctcgttgtgtcgaccaacactttgtggttcagcggctaagaggtgtcgcacgaaccttgtccacacaattggacactgtaagaacctactcacaagtgaggtaactcaatgacacgagcaatccactagggttacctttcgacgctccaccgaggaaggtacaagtcccctcacaatcaccagagatggccatgaacaatcaccaacttgtgccaatcctccttcgctgcaccaagccatctaggtggtggcaaccaccaagagcaataagcgaatcccgcagtgaaacacgaacaccaagtgcctctagatgcaatcactcaagtaatgcacttggattctctcccaatctcacaaagatgttgaatcaatgatggagatgagtgggagggctttggctaagcttacaaggttgctatatcaatgcaaatggccaagagagcgagcttgagccagccatggggcttaaatagaagcccccatgaaatagagccgttggctctctgttctcTGAAAAGTCCGGGCGACTAGACATGCcgatcagatcgaccggacgtaggaccccagtgcCTGGTtgcgcgatgcacgccacatggcccctgcttcaaatgctgatcacccgatctcaatggtcatcagtatatttaagttatgaccggacgcactacagtgtatgaccgaacgtaggaccctagcgtccggtcacttccagtaaggtacaACTCGCGATCAAACACGTCTGGttatgcccgaccggactcacccagcgtctggtcactcaccgTCTCCTCTGTGCTCCGCCACATCagcatgaccagacgctaaaTAGTGTTCAACCTATgtccggtcaagagaccgagAGTACCATCTTCTTTTATAATTGCCCAGACGCTGcttcccagcgttcggtcatcacttgaccagtgttcggtgcactctgtgaaaccctgtcttttctgtacagggcgctggtggcaccgtcggactgtccgcactctacgggcggacactccaccggtgaagtttcgaacccttgctcccaagtgctaaacacaatgtgtatcacctttgtgcacatgtgttagcatattttcacaagcattttcaagggtgttagctttccactagatcctaaatgcatatgcaatgagttagagcatctagtggcactttgataaccgtatttcgatacgagtttcacccctcttaatagtacgactatcaatcctaaatgtgatcacactctctaagtgtctcgatcactaaaccaaaaaactcctatcaatttcacctttaccttgagctttttatttttctttctcttattttccaagtccaagcacttgatcatcaccatggcatcaccattatcatgtcatgatcttcatttgcttcactacttagagtagtgctacctatctcataatcactttgataaactaggttagcacttagggttttgtcaattcactaaaaccaaactagagctttcaccttcgCTTGGAGGCACGTGCATCCAAGGAAGCGGGCACCCGAGCGCACCATGCGTCATGATGAGCAGATCAAACTGCGTCACGCTCAAAGTCAGCTTCCACAATGATAGGTCATGATGGTCCCTCGCTAGAGGTGGTAGCTTTACTCGGAAGCGGAGACACTGCGATAATGACGCCTCACGCCAAGAGGACTCAAGCACCAGAACGCATGAGCTCTTTAGGCCAAGAGCCCCTGCATGTTGGGAGCAAAGAATCCACCCTCGGGGGCATGCAAGCTCCTCAAGGGCATCGAGTCAGTAAGGATTGGCCCAAGGTAGTCTAagaggccaatccacaccagctACGACCGCCCCAAGCGATGAAGAAGTGTCTCCATCAGCTCGTAGCCTAGAGACTATGACAACTCCCTCACAAGCAAATGCTTGGGGGATCACGATGCCATGAGCAACAACCTCGCCATGGGCCGACGCTCGGGGCCTCGAAGTGCCCGAGCCATGGCGATTAGCTCATCAGCAGCTTCCGGCACATTGGTCAGTCACATCCATTTTGACCTTAGCCTCACCACCTAAGCATGTCCACATACACATATAAGCTCACCAATAGTCATATAAGCTTAAGGCCAACCTATAGAGCAAACCAGATAACATGACGCCCACATAGTACGTCCTAGTAGCATGCCACTCCCGAGTGACTCGATCCGGTTCGCACTCGTAGCCGAACATGGCTCACTCGCGGGGGATACACTCATGGACATACAAACACATGACCCACGGTGCAACACCATTTGCCACCATCCCAGTGGCTGAGCCACCCGCTCACTCTCTTCTCGCATTGAGCCAGATCCGCGACCAACCCTAGACGTCTCGACGCTTTGACAGTATGTGTGCCGTTAAAGCCCAGCGGGCTAGCCCCAATCTAAAACATGCGCGTATGAGcatgggactaaagggggacgaAGCACATTCCAATTTAGACAAGAAGAAAAGTGAAGAGGCAACCAAATGACAAAGGAATGCGCCTATCTCATACCATTCACATCGAAACTCAAGCAAGCTCTTTACGAAAAGGGCATGCATACAAAATTTTGATCAACTACACAGAAACTCCTATACATTGGTAGCCTAAAACTAGAGATGGACAGTGGCGGCCGACACCTTTGctcaccaagacctccatgctaCGAACAATGGAATTATCGATTGCGCGGATCTTGGCGTCAGACTTTCTCGATCAGTACCCTTGCCCCACGGCATCGAAATCCACGCCGTCATAGAGGGAGCCGACCGATGTCAAGGACGCAAGCATGCCACTTCAAACCCCAGCAGAGACGAGGGAGTCCAGTTGACTGCGAGCCTCGTCATGGCAAAGCGTCAGTCGAGCACTTCCCTGGTTAGCACCAAGCACGGCGTCGCATAGAGCCTGTCCTGAGCTATTCAGTGCCACCAACTCAGTAGCCGCCTCCTGCACCGTCTGCTCCATGGCCACCTTCGCCTATAGATCCAAAAGCGCCTACacgcaaacctacaactagcggTCGAACTAAAACCGGGCACGATCAACAAGCCAAGACCTGACACGGGCAAAGGAGAACTCACCAGCGCAAGCAGAATGAAGGCCTTGACACTCAGCCTTGAGTCACTAATGGCCCTGCTCAGCCTCATCTTGGGCAACATCTGCCATAGAGCGTTCCACCTCTAGAGCAACCATTGCTGCCTTGAGGCCGGTCACCTAGGTCGTCAGCAACTTAATCTAAGACCGATCTCACGCCCCTGCTCTACAAGCCGTTCTTGAGCCGAGTTGATCCCACTAACAGCGTTGACTAGGCTCTCACGGAGCTCCACCTATGCTTTTTTAAAGGCCCCCAATTCCTCTCGCAGGCGTCGCACTTCCGTCTCTACCTTCGTCAGGCGGTCGTGGTCCATGGCCTCTTTTGACTACGCCTGAAAGGCCAGACGCAGAAACCAAGATTTCTCTTCTAAAGTCATCGTCAGCTCCTGAAAGAGAAGAGAAAGATAACCGCATCATTCAACCAAAGAATAAACCCACACAGCAGGCCTAAAGGGCAAAACGAAGCAGTAAGGCCGCACCTATTCATGAGGTGCAGCCTCCTTGGCCATCAACCATTGGGTCTCCGCGCTCAACCCGGTGACCGCAGCGGCCGCATCGATCAGCTTCAAAAGGGTCACGATGACCCCCTCATGACTCCATGAGGCTCCACCGCACATAGCCTTTTTGGCCATGTCGTGCACCTCGAACAGGGCCTCATGGGGATCCGAGGGATGTGGCCAAACGAAGGGATCCTCATGAGGACAGGCCTCCTCCCCTTAGAGAACCAGGGCATGTCCACCAACGCGATCAGTGGCCGACCCTATGAATGAAGGATCAATGATGGGTGACAAGCCTGTCCCTCCTTCTAGGGCAGTGGTCACCTCAGCCTCGCCAGCGCCCAACACCTCCTCTTCGATCGCATCTGCTGCTACTCTGATGCTGGAACAAACTTTGCCCCTAGTTGATGAGCATAGTGTCATGAGAGGATGGTGCCAGGTCACGGTCACCACAACCTCGCCATGGCCCGATGAAGGGCCTAGCTGTGTAGGTGAATTCGCAAACCCTGATGGCTTGGCAATCGCTAACCCGGGAGAACCTCCCTGCAACGTAATCCTTTAAGGACacgaaaaggaagatgacatcggcTTTGCCGTAGAAAGAAGAAAGCTGGGGGGTGACATACCTCTTAGGGCAGTTCACAAGACTTGTCACACCTCTCCCAAAAAGTGGAACCACGACCATGGTCGTGGCATCAGACATCGCAAAACCAGAAGCCAACGAGATGTTACCGGCCACAACGATAGCAGCAGCCTCTGGCCGTTCACCACACCTTTTTGAGCAGTTGGATGGTTGCAAACTAGCCAAAGATAGGCTGGTCAGAGTCAACGATGAAAGACCCAGACCGCCATGATTGGTGGCGCAAAGGCGCCTTGAGCTCGGTCCCCTCAAAGGCAATGAAGCTGAACGCTTTTGTGCAGCCCGATCCTCGCTTGCAGCATGTGTCGCCCCACTCTCGCTGCTCAACCTGACCCCATCTCTAGACCTCTGGGACTCAGCAAGGACATGTCAAAGCACCCTTGATTGCTCATAGGAATCACCGTTTGGTGTCTCACTTCCATCAACGCCGCCCTCGTCCAGCAACAAAGCCTCGCACCTCTGTTGTTCCATCCTCTCGAGTGGCCCTCCCACCTGAGACTACCTTTGATCGCCAGCAACTGCCCGCTCTTGGGCGATGATGTCGACACCTTTAGGGCGAGGAACACTGAAACGAGAATAGAACGATAGAACAGGCTACCAAAAACAAGCCACCTCAGTAGCCGCTCGACCAACACGAGCTGAGCtcaaaaaggaaaaacaaaagggTGACTCACCAGGTCAGGGCGACGGCTCACCGAAAATGCCTCGATGGCACACCCGGTCGAAACTACGACCCTCGCGCTGACCAGCCTGGCCAGACATTCCACAATCTCATCGTCTTCAAGCTCTTCCACAGCTTCACGAGTCGGGTCATCGGCTCCGACATAGTCACACAACAAATGAACCCACCGCTTTAGCGGAAGAACTCAGCACTCGACCATGACCCGAAGGACCGCAACGCCATCTGGATCAGCCAACACTTGACCCTTGAGGATCTCTAGGATCTTCGCCACTTCTGCCTGACGCCTCCATTCACATACTCGACCCCAGGAGGCTGACCTCATTGGGGGAGCGATTGAGAAGGGAAGCAAGGTGGCGGAGGCGTCATCACGAATGTAAAACTAGTTCTCATGCCAAATGGAATTTGAGCTCCTCAACGGTAGGCATGGGTAGGAACAGGACACCCCAGAATGCATCCATATATTCATGATGCCCATGGGGTCCAATGCTCCACCGACGGACCCTAGCACCCACCGGCTCTTAACCTCAAAGAGCCACTAGAATAGGTCTTTGTTGGGTTCTATCCCAAGAAAAGCCTCATAGACGACCACGAAGCCCGCCAGCTATAGCACACCATTAGGAGGAAGATGCTGCATCTAGAGGTCATGCTCCTAAAGAGGAAATCCAATACCAGAATCCCAaatccacgctcgtggaagtCGGTGAAAGAAACCACTTCCCTAGGCCATGAATTGGGAAGCACTTCACTAGCGGCTGGCCTCCACCTGGCGACTCCCTTCGATGGAAGAAGACCATCCTCGACAAGCCACAGTAGCCGCACCTATGTCACTGTTGAAGGTACCTATTCACTCATCCTTAACACAGGTAGAGGCAAAGGTGGAGATAGTGGCGGAGGGAGACGGTGCCAAGCGGCCACCGACAACTATGCACCTCGCAGGTAAATCCCTCAAAGTTCAATTCTGTTTActccagaatttggaagaagaatctcAGAAGCTCGAGCGCTCTCAAGATCATGttagcaagggatcaattgcgtgcagatcaaaaCCAGCTGATTTGGATGCAACACTAGAACACCATCATTGGCACCATGCACAGGCATCGTCTCCTGGTCATGGCACCCCACTCCGTCCTAacagacgtcgtggtgaactgacatgccTGTCAATGCCTATACGAGGgtttaggcagaacaacaccagtACACCCGATGTTGTTCCTATCGTGAGTCCCTAGGTacggcccatcatggccatgggttacatcaggGTGTGCCGATCACcttcctggtgtcagagctttgacctaggcccatacgcttggacctagagtgattAGCAGCGGTATGGGTCTttgtcgggcaagatggagctctCTGCCTtagggttgggcaaggcagagttcctccccagaggccaggcaaggcagagcctaaacccaagggttgggcgaggcagaagccagcccttagaggtcaggcgaggtggagttcctccctagaggctgggcgaggtggagcccaaacccaagggtcgagcgaggtggagatagcccttagaggttgggcgaggcagagcctgtggccCTGGTATTAGGCAAGATGGGGCCCATgcctagaggtcaggcgaggcagagtctatcctCAGGGGTCCGTTGAGGCGGAGCCAGCGACCtcagtgttgggcgaggcggaggcaccctcaggggttgggcaaGATAGAGCCCACAGCCTCGGTGCCAAGTGAGGCGAAGCCCACGGCCTCAGTGTCGGGAGAGGCAGAGCCACCCTTAGGGGTCAGGTGAGGTTGAGCCCATGACCTCAGTGTCAGGCAAGGTGAAGCCACCCttaggggtcaggtgaggcggagcccacgaccttgatGTCGGGCGAGTctgagccaacccttaggggttagGCAAGGCAGAGTTCGCGTACCtggggggtcggttggagctgtagtcacactcttgactactcagatgaatcaatgttgatggttattagcttctcctcttcgggtaccctggtatcggtccccgatagtagcccccgagcctgagGAGGAGTAGAATAGTCCTTTGGAGGTTTTTCTAAATGGGAGGACTtcgagggccttggccttcttttattGCCCACAGCATGTCCCGAGGACGGTGATTCCCTCTCGTCGAAgttgga
This genomic interval carries:
- the LOC136513779 gene encoding uncharacterized protein isoform X1, whose translation is MMSAVASSFPSRGHAAPFGGSRALPPPSTRRSTSLRRPRVSALGGGLEGEAGKILDPRATPFQILGLDATTAFYSAAQLKAAFRARVKEFHPDVCKDPENADLIMRRVIEAYQMLSGNQEMMVERNNVDPFDEPECEARDIFVNELLCIGTGCPYSCVKRAPHVFSFSDDIGTARAISQALLFAGNGEDDLVQLAVGQCPRKCIYYVTPCQRTILEDVLASVLMAPYDLAEAAVLDSLLSKAKFENNRYRKPKRGAKSSSDYVDWM
- the LOC136513779 gene encoding uncharacterized protein isoform X2, whose amino-acid sequence is MMSAVASSFPSRGHAAPFGGSRALPPPSTRRSTSLRRPRVSALGGGLEGEAGKILDPRATPFQILGLDATTAFYSAAQLKAAFRARVKEFHPDVCKDPENADLIMRRVIEAYQMLSGNQEMMVERNNVDPFDEPECEARDIFVNELLCIGTGCPYSCVKRAPHVFSFSDDIGTARAISQGNGEDDLVQLAVGQCPRKCIYYVTPCQRTILEDVLASVLMAPYDLAEAAVLDSLLSKAKFENNRYRKPKRGAKSSSDYVDWM